From Slackia heliotrinireducens DSM 20476:
ATCGCAGACCATGACTGGGAATGCCGTATTCCATCTCTTCGCAGAAATCGGGGTCGCAGGTGTAATACACCAAGGCGCTCGTCCCCAGAACACGCGCCACAGCCTGCGGATCGACGGCGAATTCGGGCCGCCCGTCGACGAACCTCGGGCTTACGTAGATCACCGGCACGCTGCGGTCGGCATTCGAGATGACCTCCCAGAACTTCGGGAAATCCCCCACGTGCAGCGCCTGCGCCCCGAAAACCAAGGGCCGCCCGTCGATGGAACAGGCAAGGTTGATGTTGCCGTTCAGAATGCGCACGATGCGCGGGATGGACTCTTCGGGAATCTGCTGGCGGGGCCCCAAGAAACCTGGCTGGTCGCCGTACGACAGCACCAGCGACACCGTGCCGGCGCATTCGCCCGTCTTCGTGAAACCGATTTCGGTGGTCCACTGGCGATGGGCGTAGCCGGGATCGGCGATCGTTTCGGTAATCGCGCAGGTCCACTGGGTACCGACGGGTTCGTCCCAGAACACGGCGGATTCGAAGCGCACGGTTTTCGCCTCGTCAAGGGAGGTGAACACCGCGCCGGATTTGAAGGCGCCCCATTGGCGCTTCGACTCGGGGACGACCTCCCCCTCTCGGTTCCACTTGCCTACCATCCAATAACGGATGCTCATCATGAGCTGCCACAGCACGTCGGTGCCTGGCTTGACGGATTCGATATCGAAAGACGTCTTGTAGAAAAGGGTTCGGTTAAGGTCATGCATCGGGGATCCTTTACTCAACTGCTACGCTTTTACGGGACATGCCGTCCCTTTCGATACGCGGATTATCTCCCCGGACCCCGTCGGAAAGTTGCGCAATTACAAGTAGGAGAAACGGCCGCGGCACCGTGCGTGACAAACAACCGAAAAGAGCCGCCGGATGCCCGACGGCAGCGCTCTTGTTTGCGCGTCGTTGTATCAAATAAGTTTGTTCGGCGCGACCGACAATCTGCGGCAAGTTGCAGGCTCGGGCAAAACAGTCGGATCGCTAATCGGTTATCACCACGTCGACGGCGATATCCCCCTCGCGACGAGGCAGCGGAACGTCGCTCATCTGACAGGCACGGCACAAACCGATCGACACGCCATGGAAGTTCGGCAGGAACTCGTCGTAGAACCCGCCGCCATAGCCTAGTCGGAACCGGTCAGGGTCGAAGGAGAACGCGGGCACCAGCGCAACGGCCTGGATGCCTTCCGCAGGCAAGGCCACCAACCGATCCGGGTTTGCCGGCGGTTCCTCGATTCCGAAGGAGCTGGCCTCAAGCCCTTCGAAGTCGTCGATACGATACCAATCCATGAGCGAAGTATTCGGCACGCATCGGGGCACCGCCACCATTTTATCCTTCGACCAGGCATCCCGAATGATGGCACGGGTATCCACTTCCGCACCTACCGACAGGTAGGCGTACACGGCATCAGCCTGCTGATAGGCGGGGTGTTCACACACGTTCGTCGCCACAACCGCATCGATGGCGACGCGGTTGTCTTCGCCCAGGTCGTTTCTCAGTGCCCTGAGCTTTCGGCGCAGTTCGTTCTTTTTCGAAGCAATGTCGTCCATCATCGACTCCTCGCATGCGGTGGTTTCGAATGCCTAGCATACCATTGATGTTTCCCCTCTATATATAAGATAAGGGGCCGAAACATCAATGCTTCGGCCCCTTATCGACAGCGAATCTTGTGATGACTGAATCCGCCGGAAGGGATAGGATTAAAAAACGATCGATGGGAGCGGAACCGTCAACCACTCCCATCGACTTGTTGCCTCCGTTCCCGCAGGCTATGCGGGCTGTTGAACGCTTTCGTCGACTGCGTTAAACAGACCATCCGGTATTTCTATTTGAGCTTGCTGCTTGGGTCGCCTAATGGCGATGGAGGACACTGCGGTGACCACTGCCAGAGCGAAGAACGCCCAGAATGCAGGGCCGTAGCTGCCCGAACCGGACTGAGTTGCCGCAAGCAGCGTCGGTCCGATGATGGCTGCAGGAATCATCTGGCAGCACATCAGGGCGTAGTTGATGCCGAAATGCTTCGTCCCGAAGAACGTGCCGCATACGGCAGAGGTAGCGGACATGGTACCGCCGAACGTGAGGCCGAGCAGGACGAAGCCGACCACGAGCAGCGGGAAGCTAGCAGCCTTCACGGCGAGGGCGCAGCATACCATGCCGGCCATGAAAGCGAGGGAAATCCACGTGAAGGATGCGCGGTAGCCGAGCTTGTCCCACACGAAACCGTTGATGAGACGACCCAGGCCGTTGCACAGCGAGACGCTGCCCATGGCTGCCGTGGCGGTTGCCAGCACAGCCGCGCCAGTGCCGGCGCCGGCGGATTCAAGCACCTCCATGGCGGCGGGAACCGCCTGGCTGATCAGGGCAAGTCCGCCGCTGGTGCTCAGGGTCAGCCAGATGAAGCAGATCCAGAAAGCGGGGGTCTTGATCATCTGGACGGGAGTGTAGTCAACAGAGGATACGATGTTGTTTTCGCGGGCCCGAGCGAGCAGGGGTGCCACCTGTTCAGGCGAAGGATTGCGGAGCAGAATCGCGCCAAGGATGACCAGGACGCCGAACAGAACGCCCAGCACGCCGAAGGTCATGCGCCAGTCGAGAACGCCGAGCAGCATGGTGACCAGGGGGCTCAGGATCATGGCGCCTCCACCGTAACCCATGAGCAATGCGCCGGAAACGATGCCCTGCTTATCGGGGAACCAGTTGAGCGTGGTGTTGATGGCGCAGTTGAAGCCGATGCCCACACCCGTGCCGACCAGCACACCGTAATAGATGAAAATCTCAATGAGGGAATTGCAGAAGGCCGATGCGATGAAACCGATGGAAATCATGATGGCGGATACGGCCATGACCAAGCGGTAGTTGAACTTGCTGGTAAGCACGCCGGACACCACCATGCCGAGGCATACCGTCACGCACGAAATGGTGAAAATGGCGGACGTCTGCGAGCGCTGCCATCCGAAATTGGACTCCAGAGGCTCGATGAACAGCGACCATGCGTAAATCAGGCCGAAGAAGCACAGCAGGACGAAAGTGATAACGAGCAGAAGCCAGCGCTTCGATACTCCATTCGCGGTTTGTGACATTTGAATCCCCTCAATCGATAGGCGTCGTGACTTAGAAAACCGTGTTTTCATCGGAACGCACGATAAAGGACAATGCGACATAGGCTCAAGGGACTAAATTATCGGGTTAGTGTTATAAGCCACTTGTTCTTTAAGTTTGGGACAATATCGCAATTATATGCCACGCTTGTAGCATTATTGACGCTTCAAACCAGGGCGAAAGCGGCGCACGGTACGAATGTGCCGTACACCGCCCCGCATGCGCGGCGTATAGGCTCGTTCCGGCCTAGATGGCAATACCGGATCGAGCCCCGCCATCCTACGACGACCGCCGCTAGGCACAAAAGAGCCCCGCTGACACTGATAAACAGCGGGGCGATAGGAGGGTCTAAAAACTAGAGGGCGTAGCTGGCGGCACCCTGCTCGGCAGGAACGGTCTCCATGGACACATTGTCCTTACGGGAGAAGAGACGCTTCACAGCGGAAACCATGTTGTCGATACCAGTCGGTTCGCCGGGCTCGTGGCTCAGGGAGACAGCTGCAGCACCGCAGCAGATGTAAGGACCGCATTCGCTCTTGCGCTTGTAAGAAGTTGCCATTGCTACTCCAATCATTCGTTTCCGCCAATTACGTGGGCGGCTTGTTCGTTGCTGTTGCAATACGAAAGATAGACCCCTTGAAAACGTCACTCAATGGGCGAAAAAATGCAAAACGGGACTTTTTTCACCCAAAAGAAACGTCCGTGGCATATCGTAAAAGATATGCCACGGACGGGACAGAACTGTAGCTTTTGGGTCGAAACTTTTTTCCCTACAGTCAACCAACGTAGGCGTGACCGCGCTTGCGCGAGCTGCGGAAAGTGGCGTCGGCCATGAACAAATGGCGGAGCACCCTTTCCACTTTGGGCCATTTCTCCTCGGCCCGCTTGACCCTGAACAGGTACGCGTACCAGTTCAGATATGACTGCAGGTTCTTGACGTCCATGCCGACGTAGCCGTGCAGGTAGCGCCTGATCCAGGAGCACAGGTTGTTCACCATCGCCATCTTCTCGAGGTACTCCGGGTCCTTCGTGTCGGCCTTGTAGGGCCGGTCGACGCCCTTCACGGCCTTCACCAGCGACTTGTGGGACTTCTCCATGTCGTGGAAGATCTCGGAGCCCTCGGCGATGCTGGCCTGCAGCGCGTCCTTGATGCGCCTGGCCGAGGGCTTGCCGTGGCCGCAGCGCACGGCGACCACGTTCTTGTGGACGTCGATCGCGACCGCTATGCAGACCTTGTCCTTGCTCAGGCCCCTCTTCGGCCTCCAGCCCGGGCCTCCCTTCAGGTCGGAGTCCGTGACGTACATCTCGTCTATCCAGACCTTGTCCCGCAGGACGATGCGGTCCTGGTAGCCGTCTATCGTGCTCATGACCCGGTGGCGCCACTCCCAGGCCGTCTGGTGCGACATCCCGCAGAGCTCCGCCGCAGCGTCGAGCTGCACGTTGTAGCACATGAGGCGGATGAAGAGGACCCATGCGGACAGGGGCTTCTTCGAGGATTCGAATATCGTGCCGGCCAACGACGTGTACTTGCGACCGCAGTCGCGGCATTCCCAGAACCTGCGGCCGGCACCCGTGCGGCCTCGGCCGACGGTCTCGCCGGAACCGCATCTCGGGCACGGGGGCCGGGGCCTCCACTCGTCGGCAGCCTCGTCGTAATCTCCGACGCCGACGGACTCGCGGCACCTTCTCGTCTCGACGGCCTCTTGCAAGAGCGCGAAATCGCCCTCATCGAGGGCGTTGACCCGCTTCGCGAACGGGTTCGTACGGGTGGACATGGCGGTATCCCATCCGCCCAGGCGCCCATCCGATCGGGATCGTCGCCAAACAATGGACCGGATGGGCACCTGGGCTGATCATTGTTTGGCTCCGCCATTATAGCCTTTTGCACAGCACGGCGGCCGACTGCTCGGGAGTGCCTAGCATGCCTACGTTGGTTGACTGTAGGAAAACTTTTTTATTTAGGACGTATGCTTCAGTCCTCTTTCGAGATATGCGCCGCCGCAAATGAGACGCACACCCAGGGCGACCATGCGGTTCACCGGCACCTTACGGCCGTCTTGCACCCACTGCCTGTACACTCTGACCTGGGATGATGTGACATGGGCAATATAAATGGACCATTCGTTGTCGTCCCAACCGGCAGGATGGTTCTGGATGCCGTAACGCTCTGCACCCATTTCATTCAAAACCTTGGTCAGGATGTCGTCATGCATGCCGCTCGAGATAACGGCATCGTAAAGCGGGCCCTGCTTAGCGCTGTACATCAGGAATTCCCGCGTAATCGCATCCACATCGTCGGGGTAGCGCAATCCGGCAGTCAGCTGTGCGAAGGGTTCAGCGAATTCGCGCTGGATTTCCTGCAGCAGATCATCCAGTACGGCGTAATGACGGTAGAACGTCTTCTTATTAATGTACGCCCGCTTGCTGAGCTCCGTAACCGTGATCTTCTCGTAAGGCATCTCCAGAAGCATTTCCGCGAACGCTCTGCGGATGGATTCTTCGGTCCTCCGAACGCGCAAGTCCTGTTTGTACTCTGAGTTCATGAGCGCCCCTTCGCCGATGTCCAAATGTGGTACTTAACGTTAATTGCGTATTATATTATCGCGATAATATTATTTAAAGAGCGGGAGTGGTTTTTCTTGAGATTAACCTGTCGCGGAAACCGTTCGGTTGCATCGCTCCAAAAGAAAACGGGGTACAGGAAAATTCCCGTACCCCGTTTTGGATTGTCTAATTGGATTGTTAGAACGTCTCGACGCGCGCAGGAACCATCAGGTTCTCGTAGAAGGTGGCCGTCGCGTCCTCGAAATGCAGGATTCCCATGGTCCAGCCGTTGGCCTCGTACATGGGCTTCAGCTGCGGCATGACCTCGAAGGCCGCATCCACCAGCGCGGGGTCGTTGTCGCAGACGGCGGTACCGCTCAGACGCAGCCAGCTCGATCCGTCGGGCTTGGTGGCAGCCAGAGAGATCTTGGGGTTCGCCACGAGCTGCTTGTACACATCCTTATGGGTGCCGATGCCCAGGTACAGCTGGCCGTTTCGAGCCATCTGGAACCCCAGCGGGCGAACCGATGCGCCGTCACCGTCGACGGTCGCGAAATAGAACACGCCGCATTCGCCGAGATAGGCACTGATTTCTTCTTGAACAGTCATGACAAGGTCCTTTCGCTTTATCCTTAACCTATGCAACGCATTATATACTCCTTAGGCAGGTGGACACACGGCGCAAGGCTTCGTAACCATCCCGTAGGGAGCCTGCGTTTCCCCTTTGCCATTCGCAGCGGTTGCACGATAATGGTTCCATCATTCGAAACGAGGTGAACGATGAGCTGGACTGAACAGGACATTCAGAAATTGGTGTCATCGCAGCGGCGGTTTTTTGCCAGCGGGCAGACGCTGGATGTGGGCTGGCGCATCCGGCAGCTCAAGACCCTGAAGCAGGCCGTCCTCCGCTGGCGCCCCCGTCTTGAGAAGGCCCTGCACCAGGACCTGGGTCGGGCGCCGGCCGAAGCATACTTCTGCGACATCGGAAGCTCTGTGGCCGAAATCAACGAGTGCATCCGCGGGCTGCGGCGATGGGCCCGGCCAGAGACGCACTTCAGCGGCTTGACCTGTTTTCCCAGTCTGATCACACATGTTTACAAGATGCCGTATGGGACGACGCTTATCATAAGCCCCTTCAACTTCCCCATCCTGCTGTCGTTGGGTGCGTTGGCCGCCGCCATCTCGGGCGGCAACACGGCCGTCATAAAGGCCAGTTCGAAATCGCCCCATTGCACCGAAGCCCTCCGGCAGATGCTCGCCGAGGCATTCCCGAACGATTACATTGCCGTCGTGGACGGGGGGCACGACGTGGCCGACCTATGCCTTGCCCAGCGGTTCGATAAGATTTTCTACACCGGCTCTCCCCAGGTCGGACGTCATGTGCTGTCCAGCGCTGCGGAGAACCTGACCCCTGTGGGTTTGGAACTGGGAGGCGAGACCGGCAACTGGTGCATAGTCCGTGCCGACGCAGACCTGAAGGACGCCGCCCGCAAGATCGCCTTCTTCAAGCTATGCAACGCAGGCCAGATCTGCATCGACATCAATCAGGTCGCCGTGGCCGAAGAAGTAGCGGACGCCTTCCTCCAAGAGCTGAAAGCTGCCTTCACCGCGCAGATCGGACCCAACGCCACGGAGAACGACGAATACCCCCGAATGGTTTCGAAGGCGGCGTGGGACCGTTGCCGCGACTGGGCCAGGCATTATTTCAACCGTATCGTCTACGGCGGGCAGGCGGATTCCACGACGCTGAAGTTCGCGCCCACCGTCATATATCCCGTAGGCGCCGACGATGAGATCGTCAAGCACGAGCTTTTCGGCCCGCTCCTGCCGGTGGTCCCCTATCCCGACCGCGAAATCGACGCGCTGCTGGACACCATCGCCGGACGCGAACACGGGCTGGCGCTGTACCTGTTCACGCGCGACGTCCCTTGGGCCAAGCGGGTCATGGCCACCCAGCAGTACGGAGGCGGATGCATCAACGAGGTGTGCCTGCATATCATGGTGAAGGGCGTCCCGTTCAACGGCGTGGGCCATTCCGGCATGGGGGCCTACCACGGCGAATGGGGCTTTAGGGAGTTCACCCACCCATCCACGGTGCTGATCGGCTCGCGGCATTTCAACATGCCGCTGCGCGAGCACCCCTACGGAGACGCCGGCGGCTGGAAGATGCGTCTGCTGGAGCTGTTCGAGCGATAGGGGCTCTAGGCGGCCTTCGCATCCGCAGATTGTGCGCCCTTGTCAGGTTATCGGTTGGCACGGCAAAACCCTTCGGATATGATGCTTCAGCACTATCGGCACACACCAGAAGAGGTTCGCATTGGCACAAGAGGCACGGGAGCACTTCGGCTCGCGAATCGGGTTCATTTTCGTAGCGGCAGGCTGCGCCATCGGATTGGGCAACGTCTGGCGGTTCCCCTATATCGTAGGAGAATACGGCGGAGCGGCGTTTATCGCCCTCTACCTGGTATTCCTTGTCATATTAGGCCTTCCCGTCATGGTGATGGAGTTCGCTGTGGGTCGCGCCAGTCAGCAATCCACTGCACGCGCCTTCGATGTGCTGCCGTCCAAGAAGAACTTCCGCTGGTTCGGCTGGTGGGGCTACGTCGGCTCCATGCTGCTGCTCATGTTCTACACCTCCATCTGCGGATGGATGCTTTCCTACATCCCTAAGATGGCTTCGAACATGTTCGACGGAGCCGATGCGGCACTTACCGAAACCGCCTTCAACGCGATGGTGGCGAACCCTTCAGAAATCATGGCCTGGATGCTCGTATCAGTGGCCATCGGCGTCATCGTTTGTGCGCTCGGCATCGAGAAAGGCGTCGAGCGGGTCTCCAAATTCATGATGTCGTCCCTGCTCATCCTTATGGTCGTGCTCTGCATCCGTGCCATCACCCTGCCGAACGCCGCCGACGGGCTCAAATTCTACCTACTGCCTGATTTCGGCCACCTGTTCGCTGGAGACACATTGCCCCAGAAGATGGGATCGCTCGGCAATGCGGTGTACGCCGCCATGGGCCAGGCGTTCTTCTCGCTTTCGGTCGGCATGGGCGGCCAGGCGATTTTCGGCTCCCGCATCGGCCGCGAGCGCAGCCTGACTGGCGAGGCGCTTTCCACCGTAGGCATGGACACCGCCGTGGCCATCATGGCGGGACTCATCATCTTCCCCGCGTGCTTCGCTTACGGCATCAACCCCGATTCCGGCCCGTCCCTCGTTTTCCAGACCCTGCCTGTGGTGTTCGGCCAGATGCCGCTTGGCAACGTATGGGGCTGCCTGTTCTTCGTGTTCATGGGCTTCGCGGCCCTTTCCACCGTCATTGGCGTGTTCGAGCTGCTGGTCACCTGGACCATGGACCGCTGGGGATGGACCCGTCGGCAGGCCGTCATCCGCAACGGCACCATGCTCGCCGTGCTCAGCATCCCCTGCGTGCTGGGATTCAACGTGTGGAGCGGGCTCGAAATTCCCGGCATCGGCAACATCCAGGGCATCGAGGACTTCATCGTGTCCAGCAACATCCTGCCGCTGGGCGGCCTCGTCTTCACGGTGTTCTGCTGCAGCTCATGGGGCTGGGGCTGGGACAATTTCATTGCCGAGGTCGACGCCGGAGAGGGCATCCGCTTCCCCAAGTTCCTCAAGGGCTGGTGCACATACGGCATCCCCGTGCTGGGCATCATCATCTTCGTCATGGGGTACGCGCCGCTGGTTCATACTTGGATCGGCTAGCCGAGCCTCCAAGTGGCACGCGCCATTAAAAAGGGCGGCCCGAGATCGGGTCGCCCTTGAACGTGCGCCGAAGCAGCTTATTCGAAGCGGGAGATGAAGTTCTCGACAGCCTCGCAGCTCTCGTCGGGATGTGTGACGGAGCAGATGTGCGGAGCGCCCGGGATCAGGGTCCACTCGCAGTTCGGAATCAGGTCCACGCCCATCTTGACGACAGCGGGGCTGCCCTCGTCGTCGCCGCCGGACAGGGCCATGCAGGGGACCTTGATGTTCTTGACGCCCTCGCGGATGTCCCAGTCACGCATCTTGCCCGTGACCACGAATTCGCTGGCGCCCTGCATGATCATGTAGCACTCGCCCACATGGCTGAACGCATAGGCGATGTGCTCCGGGTAGTCCTTCTCGTAGAAGCCGGTGACGTGGCGCTTGTAATACTCGTCGAAGGCGGCGCGAGCCTGGACGGTATCGTAGTTGCCGGTGGCCTC
This genomic window contains:
- a CDS encoding 5-formyltetrahydrofolate cyclo-ligase, with the protein product MDDIASKKNELRRKLRALRNDLGEDNRVAIDAVVATNVCEHPAYQQADAVYAYLSVGAEVDTRAIIRDAWSKDKMVAVPRCVPNTSLMDWYRIDDFEGLEASSFGIEEPPANPDRLVALPAEGIQAVALVPAFSFDPDRFRLGYGGGFYDEFLPNFHGVSIGLCRACQMSDVPLPRREGDIAVDVVITD
- a CDS encoding OFA family MFS transporter; the encoded protein is MSQTANGVSKRWLLLVITFVLLCFFGLIYAWSLFIEPLESNFGWQRSQTSAIFTISCVTVCLGMVVSGVLTSKFNYRLVMAVSAIMISIGFIASAFCNSLIEIFIYYGVLVGTGVGIGFNCAINTTLNWFPDKQGIVSGALLMGYGGGAMILSPLVTMLLGVLDWRMTFGVLGVLFGVLVILGAILLRNPSPEQVAPLLARARENNIVSSVDYTPVQMIKTPAFWICFIWLTLSTSGGLALISQAVPAAMEVLESAGAGTGAAVLATATAAMGSVSLCNGLGRLINGFVWDKLGYRASFTWISLAFMAGMVCCALAVKAASFPLLVVGFVLLGLTFGGTMSATSAVCGTFFGTKHFGINYALMCCQMIPAAIIGPTLLAATQSGSGSYGPAFWAFFALAVVTAVSSIAIRRPKQQAQIEIPDGLFNAVDESVQQPA
- a CDS encoding IS1595 family transposase; this encodes MSTRTNPFAKRVNALDEGDFALLQEAVETRRCRESVGVGDYDEAADEWRPRPPCPRCGSGETVGRGRTGAGRRFWECRDCGRKYTSLAGTIFESSKKPLSAWVLFIRLMCYNVQLDAAAELCGMSHQTAWEWRHRVMSTIDGYQDRIVLRDKVWIDEMYVTDSDLKGGPGWRPKRGLSKDKVCIAVAIDVHKNVVAVRCGHGKPSARRIKDALQASIAEGSEIFHDMEKSHKSLVKAVKGVDRPYKADTKDPEYLEKMAMVNNLCSWIRRYLHGYVGMDVKNLQSYLNWYAYLFRVKRAEEKWPKVERVLRHLFMADATFRSSRKRGHAYVG
- a CDS encoding TetR/AcrR family transcriptional regulator is translated as MNSEYKQDLRVRRTEESIRRAFAEMLLEMPYEKITVTELSKRAYINKKTFYRHYAVLDDLLQEIQREFAEPFAQLTAGLRYPDDVDAITREFLMYSAKQGPLYDAVISSGMHDDILTKVLNEMGAERYGIQNHPAGWDDNEWSIYIAHVTSSQVRVYRQWVQDGRKVPVNRMVALGVRLICGGAYLERGLKHTS
- a CDS encoding pyridoxamine 5'-phosphate oxidase family protein, which produces MTVQEEISAYLGECGVFYFATVDGDGASVRPLGFQMARNGQLYLGIGTHKDVYKQLVANPKISLAATKPDGSSWLRLSGTAVCDNDPALVDAAFEVMPQLKPMYEANGWTMGILHFEDATATFYENLMVPARVETF
- a CDS encoding aldehyde dehydrogenase family protein, with the translated sequence MSWTEQDIQKLVSSQRRFFASGQTLDVGWRIRQLKTLKQAVLRWRPRLEKALHQDLGRAPAEAYFCDIGSSVAEINECIRGLRRWARPETHFSGLTCFPSLITHVYKMPYGTTLIISPFNFPILLSLGALAAAISGGNTAVIKASSKSPHCTEALRQMLAEAFPNDYIAVVDGGHDVADLCLAQRFDKIFYTGSPQVGRHVLSSAAENLTPVGLELGGETGNWCIVRADADLKDAARKIAFFKLCNAGQICIDINQVAVAEEVADAFLQELKAAFTAQIGPNATENDEYPRMVSKAAWDRCRDWARHYFNRIVYGGQADSTTLKFAPTVIYPVGADDEIVKHELFGPLLPVVPYPDREIDALLDTIAGREHGLALYLFTRDVPWAKRVMATQQYGGGCINEVCLHIMVKGVPFNGVGHSGMGAYHGEWGFREFTHPSTVLIGSRHFNMPLREHPYGDAGGWKMRLLELFER
- a CDS encoding sodium-dependent transporter, giving the protein MAQEAREHFGSRIGFIFVAAGCAIGLGNVWRFPYIVGEYGGAAFIALYLVFLVILGLPVMVMEFAVGRASQQSTARAFDVLPSKKNFRWFGWWGYVGSMLLLMFYTSICGWMLSYIPKMASNMFDGADAALTETAFNAMVANPSEIMAWMLVSVAIGVIVCALGIEKGVERVSKFMMSSLLILMVVLCIRAITLPNAADGLKFYLLPDFGHLFAGDTLPQKMGSLGNAVYAAMGQAFFSLSVGMGGQAIFGSRIGRERSLTGEALSTVGMDTAVAIMAGLIIFPACFAYGINPDSGPSLVFQTLPVVFGQMPLGNVWGCLFFVFMGFAALSTVIGVFELLVTWTMDRWGWTRRQAVIRNGTMLAVLSIPCVLGFNVWSGLEIPGIGNIQGIEDFIVSSNILPLGGLVFTVFCCSSWGWGWDNFIAEVDAGEGIRFPKFLKGWCTYGIPVLGIIIFVMGYAPLVHTWIG